The following proteins are encoded in a genomic region of Porphyrobacter sp. CACIAM 03H1:
- a CDS encoding EVE domain-containing protein encodes MAYWLMKSEPFKYSWDDLVAEGEGTWDGVRNYLARNNLMAMQVGDEAFFYHSREGLEIVGIAEITVTGIGDPTDETGKWAAVKLKAKEKFARPVSLAAIKAEPRLAEMQLVRLSRLSVCGVTPGEWAVICEMAKG; translated from the coding sequence ATGGCCTACTGGCTGATGAAATCCGAACCCTTCAAATACAGCTGGGACGACCTTGTGGCCGAGGGCGAGGGGACGTGGGACGGGGTGCGCAACTATCTGGCGCGCAACAACCTGATGGCGATGCAGGTCGGCGACGAGGCGTTCTTCTACCACAGCCGCGAGGGGCTGGAGATCGTCGGCATTGCCGAGATCACGGTGACCGGGATCGGCGATCCTACAGACGAGACCGGCAAGTGGGCGGCGGTGAAGCTGAAGGCGAAGGAGAAGTTCGCAAGGCCTGTCAGCCTTGCCGCGATCAAGGCCGAGCCGCGGCTGGCGGAGATGCAGCTCGTCCGGCTCTCCCGCTTGTCGGTCTGCGGCGTCACGCCCGGGGAATGGGCGGTGATCTGCGAGATGGCCAAAGGCTGA
- a CDS encoding CsbD family protein: protein MGEFTDKMKGSAKEAIGEAKQHSRDPETRAEGTADKIDGKTDKMKGAVKGATGDKI from the coding sequence ATGGGTGAATTCACCGACAAGATGAAGGGCAGCGCCAAGGAAGCGATCGGCGAGGCCAAGCAGCATTCGCGCGATCCCGAAACCCGCGCCGAAGGCACGGCTGACAAGATCGACGGCAAGACCGACAAGATGAAGGGTGCCGTGAAGGGCGCGACCGGCGACAAGATCTGA